A single Caldisericia bacterium DNA region contains:
- a CDS encoding fibronectin type III domain-containing protein, with product MKKLQWKYFVVTVLVLLLLTPAVMGMRGLPVTPLGDDPPTGIHLYWNDDLSTTIVISWKTLNPDSGDMVYYDTESKKGMEGDPSELYAYSAEGTHHTIDDLGGYIHDVKLTGLEPGKTYYFVCGGPGGFEEERKFKTLPENPDHVRFVFGGDSREGATDFPWGRDEISKLMATYDPDFVIHCGDFVRKPFRASHWDDWFNHMDETWIDSEGYTIPIIPFLGNHEVGTKDEFMKTKEDAKFYFQYFNMLPEPQSWYSLDITPYIHFTALNSETYTGPHSEQYEWADEDLNKAKDVTWKFVGFHRPAFDPRGKGTSEYFLPLLDKYHVDIVLNGDVHLYERLQPMNVSSYPGEYVSFDKGTVHIVSGGWGAPLYMHYPLWYDACGPIAEYNFTVFDVTPTTLHMQAIDVNGNVIDEFTINKELSEPQIVVRAKATSDPDDVSGPAPVTDFGPGDFPPVVGISKVGKGTVVASGTAWSCENGGWVKGEYDVFLDILFQKMVEGAKKILWYEGYNARFTTEDSSDLISALKDMGYEVVGDNTEPITVDLLKDYDILVIPQLRLGSGYDGGDPSLLPWDDVYAIKDFVEGGKGLLVMDACDYGGNNFNRVQNKILSGVGAGLTLQSDCVYDWVNNWKRGWYPIVEVDPESDIGKAYVNRTGKNEIELYELCSVVVSPPTYLESVSGGERTIVDGRKKMADARVIIETEEDAKGVVSIQNLGNSGDRKLLKCVDISTDIPEDEIVWPVTVEVYYTDKELEEWGLTNESSLWLYYWDPEQGMWRLCQESGVNAERNCVVGNANHFTKFAIMGGPIRVP from the coding sequence ATGAAAAAATTACAGTGGAAGTATTTTGTTGTCACTGTGCTTGTTCTCCTTCTTCTAACTCCTGCTGTTATGGGTATGAGGGGTCTTCCTGTTACACCTCTTGGCGATGATCCACCAACAGGAATTCATCTCTACTGGAACGATGATCTCTCCACAACCATCGTTATCTCTTGGAAAACCCTTAATCCAGATTCTGGTGACATGGTTTACTACGACACAGAGTCCAAAAAAGGAATGGAGGGCGATCCATCAGAACTCTACGCATACTCAGCAGAAGGAACCCATCACACCATTGATGATCTTGGAGGTTACATTCACGATGTAAAACTCACAGGACTTGAACCAGGAAAGACATATTACTTTGTGTGTGGTGGTCCTGGAGGATTTGAGGAGGAGAGAAAATTTAAAACACTTCCTGAGAATCCCGATCATGTAAGATTTGTTTTTGGTGGTGATTCAAGAGAGGGAGCCACCGATTTTCCATGGGGAAGGGATGAGATTTCAAAGTTGATGGCTACCTATGATCCAGATTTTGTTATTCATTGTGGAGATTTTGTGAGAAAACCATTTAGAGCTTCTCATTGGGATGATTGGTTTAATCATATGGATGAGACATGGATTGATAGTGAGGGATACACAATTCCAATAATTCCATTTTTAGGAAATCATGAGGTGGGAACAAAGGATGAATTTATGAAGACCAAAGAAGATGCAAAATTTTACTTCCAGTACTTTAACATGCTACCTGAACCTCAAAGTTGGTATTCATTGGATATAACTCCATACATTCATTTCACTGCCCTTAACAGCGAAACCTACACAGGACCTCATAGTGAGCAGTATGAATGGGCTGACGAAGACTTAAACAAGGCAAAAGATGTTACATGGAAATTTGTAGGTTTCCACAGACCTGCCTTTGATCCAAGAGGCAAGGGAACATCAGAGTATTTCCTTCCACTTCTTGATAAGTATCATGTTGATATAGTTTTAAATGGCGATGTCCACCTTTACGAGAGACTTCAACCCATGAATGTTAGCTCTTATCCAGGGGAGTATGTTTCCTTTGATAAAGGAACAGTTCATATTGTTTCTGGTGGATGGGGAGCTCCACTCTACATGCACTACCCTCTCTGGTATGATGCATGCGGACCAATAGCAGAGTATAACTTCACTGTATTTGATGTAACACCTACAACACTTCACATGCAGGCTATAGATGTAAATGGAAATGTTATAGATGAATTCACAATAAACAAGGAACTTTCAGAACCACAGATAGTTGTTAGAGCAAAGGCAACATCAGATCCAGACGATGTATCAGGACCTGCTCCAGTTACCGATTTTGGCCCTGGTGATTTTCCACCTGTAGTTGGTATAAGCAAGGTTGGAAAAGGAACGGTAGTTGCCAGTGGCACCGCATGGTCATGTGAGAATGGAGGCTGGGTCAAAGGTGAATATGATGTATTTCTTGATATTCTGTTCCAGAAGATGGTTGAAGGGGCAAAGAAGATTCTTTGGTATGAAGGATACAATGCAAGATTTACAACAGAGGATTCATCAGATTTAATATCTGCCCTAAAAGATATGGGTTATGAGGTTGTGGGAGACAACACTGAACCAATTACAGTGGATCTACTTAAAGATTATGATATTCTTGTCATTCCACAGCTTAGACTTGGTTCTGGATATGATGGTGGAGACCCAAGTCTCCTTCCATGGGATGATGTTTATGCCATAAAGGACTTTGTTGAGGGAGGAAAGGGACTCCTTGTTATGGATGCCTGCGATTATGGTGGGAACAACTTTAATAGAGTCCAGAACAAGATTCTTTCTGGAGTTGGCGCAGGTTTAACACTCCAGTCAGATTGCGTGTATGACTGGGTAAACAACTGGAAGAGAGGATGGTATCCAATTGTTGAAGTTGACCCTGAGAGTGATATTGGAAAAGCTTATGTTAATAGGACAGGTAAGAATGAGATAGAGCTTTATGAACTCTGTTCTGTTGTTGTAAGTCCTCCAACATACCTTGAAAGTGTTTCTGGCGGCGAGAGAACAATTGTTGATGGAAGAAAGAAGATGGCTGATGCAAGAGTTATTATAGAAACAGAAGAAGATGCAAAAGGTGTTGTTAGTATTCAGAATCTCGGGAATTCAGGAGATCGTAAGCTTTTAAAGTGTGTGGATATATCAACAGATATACCTGAAGATGAGATTGTTTGGCCAGTAACTGTGGAGGTTTACTACACAGATAAAGAGCTTGAAGAATGGGGACTTACCAATGAAAGTTCACTCTGGCTTTACTACTGGGATCCTGAACAGGGGATGTGGAGACTTTGTCAGGAGAGCGGAGTAAATGCAGAGAGAAACTGTGTTGTAGGAAACGCAAACCACTTCACGAAATTTGCCATAATGGGTGGACCAATAAGAGTCCCATAA
- the secD gene encoding protein translocase subunit SecD, which translates to MKLKSYIGRILLLIAVVAVAVWAIKTQEPILGLDLKGGVHIVLECEDTEAAKATPELVESTRAVIENRVNALGLSEAVVQRAGGINSRRIIVDIPGMKDPTKAEELIGKTALLQFKTEDGKVILTGADLKDVKVALSRETGHEGEAVIQFTLTSEGAKKFAEATKENVGKHIAVYLDEDLLMNPVVKEPITDGKGIIEGGFTPEKASEYVALLKGGSLPLKVKILSSEIIGPSLGEDMIEMSKKAAILAFILIALYMTIYYRFMGFLAAVALTIFLLLDFGVLLLLKATFSLPAIAGIVLTLGMAVDANVIIFERIKEEIRSGKTLKTSISLGFRKAFRTVFDSNITTLSGAIAIIWFGTGLIKGFGITLSLGIVISFFSAIFVTRLLIDIFSSTSLAKYKSIFGY; encoded by the coding sequence ATGAAACTAAAGAGTTATATCGGGAGGATTCTACTTCTAATTGCAGTTGTTGCGGTTGCTGTCTGGGCTATTAAAACCCAGGAGCCTATACTTGGTCTTGATTTAAAAGGGGGAGTTCACATAGTGCTTGAATGTGAGGATACTGAAGCTGCAAAGGCAACTCCAGAGCTTGTGGAGAGCACAAGAGCTGTTATTGAAAACAGAGTTAATGCCCTTGGACTTTCAGAAGCAGTTGTTCAAAGGGCAGGGGGAATAAATTCAAGAAGAATTATTGTTGATATTCCGGGTATGAAGGATCCAACAAAGGCTGAGGAGTTAATTGGAAAGACGGCACTTCTCCAGTTTAAGACAGAGGATGGGAAGGTGATTCTTACAGGAGCAGATTTAAAGGATGTAAAGGTTGCCCTATCACGAGAAACAGGACATGAGGGTGAAGCCGTAATTCAGTTTACCCTTACCTCTGAAGGAGCAAAGAAATTTGCAGAAGCTACAAAGGAGAATGTGGGAAAGCATATTGCTGTATATCTTGACGAGGATCTTCTCATGAATCCTGTGGTAAAGGAACCAATTACCGATGGAAAAGGGATTATAGAAGGTGGTTTTACTCCAGAAAAGGCATCTGAGTATGTTGCTCTACTTAAGGGTGGTTCCCTTCCTTTAAAGGTTAAGATACTCTCATCAGAGATTATTGGACCATCCCTTGGAGAAGATATGATAGAGATGAGTAAGAAAGCTGCAATTCTTGCCTTTATTTTGATTGCTCTTTATATGACAATCTACTATAGATTTATGGGATTTCTGGCAGCAGTTGCCCTTACAATATTCCTTCTCCTTGACTTTGGAGTTCTTCTACTTCTAAAGGCAACATTCTCACTTCCAGCAATTGCAGGAATTGTCTTAACCCTTGGAATGGCGGTGGATGCAAATGTGATTATCTTTGAAAGGATAAAGGAAGAGATTAGAAGTGGAAAGACATTGAAGACAAGTATAAGCCTTGGATTCAGGAAAGCTTTTAGAACTGTATTTGACTCCAACATTACAACTCTTTCAGGTGCAATAGCTATTATCTGGTTTGGAACAGGTTTGATTAAGGGATTTGGAATAACCTTGAGTCTCGGAATTGTTATCTCCTTCTTCTCAGCCATATTTGTTACAAGACTCCTCATCGACATATTCTCATCCACATCTCTTGCAAAGTATAAATCTATATTTGGATATTAA
- the secF gene encoding protein translocase subunit SecF yields MKKFDVLNLRIVPKMKLWFTISIIVILIGVAGMIVNYVRVGSPLILGLDFTGGTILDLKFEKPADVSTARDILKDFGLEDAVIQVAQDGRLIVRTNKALKADEREKIFDSLEEKFGKLDRESIRVETIGPTISDELKKNGAIALGVGLLFIFIYITVRFQFRFAVVTVLALIHDVLVTLGLLALIGQELNSPFVGALLAIIAYSVEDSVVVLDRVRENLRILKGKMSYAEIVNKSICQSITRSFNTSFTTFLAILALILFGGVTIRDFSFTLLFGILSGTYSSIFIAAPLLVVWDRFSKHKIEEKPGKVITPQPATVAVGTGSGEVVQKKETKSTRRKKKNKKKKKKGKRR; encoded by the coding sequence ATGAAGAAGTTCGATGTATTAAACTTGCGAATAGTTCCCAAAATGAAACTCTGGTTCACCATATCTATCATAGTTATTCTAATTGGTGTGGCAGGTATGATTGTAAACTATGTGAGAGTGGGCTCTCCCCTTATCCTTGGACTTGACTTTACAGGTGGAACAATACTTGATTTAAAGTTTGAGAAACCTGCAGATGTAAGTACTGCAAGAGACATTCTTAAAGATTTTGGATTGGAGGATGCCGTTATTCAGGTTGCACAGGATGGGAGACTTATTGTAAGGACGAATAAAGCTCTTAAGGCAGACGAAAGAGAGAAGATATTTGATTCTTTAGAGGAAAAATTTGGAAAACTTGACAGAGAGAGTATAAGGGTTGAAACAATAGGTCCAACAATTTCAGATGAGCTAAAGAAGAATGGTGCTATAGCACTGGGAGTAGGCTTACTCTTCATATTCATATATATAACGGTGAGATTTCAGTTTAGATTCGCAGTTGTCACTGTCCTTGCCTTAATCCACGATGTGCTTGTAACACTTGGACTCCTTGCCCTCATTGGTCAGGAGTTGAACAGCCCATTTGTTGGTGCACTCCTTGCCATAATAGCATACTCTGTGGAAGACTCGGTGGTTGTCCTTGACAGAGTAAGGGAAAACTTGAGGATACTTAAAGGAAAGATGAGTTATGCTGAGATAGTGAATAAGAGTATATGTCAATCCATCACCCGTTCATTTAATACTTCCTTTACCACATTCCTTGCTATACTTGCCCTTATTCTTTTTGGTGGAGTAACAATAAGAGACTTCTCCTTCACCCTTCTCTTTGGAATACTTTCTGGTACATATTCATCAATATTTATAGCGGCACCCTTGCTTGTTGTATGGGATAGATTTAGCAAACACAAAATTGAGGAGAAGCCAGGGAAAGTTATTACTCCACAACCAGCCACTGTGGCAGTTGGAACTGGTTCAGGGGAGGTAGTTCAAAAGAAAGAAACAAAATCTACAAGAAGAAAGAAGAAAAATAAAAAGAAGAAAAAGAAAGGGAAAAGGAGGTAA
- a CDS encoding adenine phosphoribosyltransferase: MDLTKFIRNIPDFPQKGILFRDITPLLRDYKAFKYAIDSIYENHKDDKIDVVVGIEARGFILASTIAYKLGAGFVPVRKPGKLPWKTVRKEYELEYGMAILEIHEDAIKKGERVLIVDDVLATGGTAKATVDLVEKLGGKVVGISFLIELEGLNGREKLKDYNVFSLMKL, encoded by the coding sequence ATGGATCTAACAAAGTTTATAAGAAACATTCCAGATTTTCCACAGAAGGGCATTTTATTCAGAGACATTACTCCCCTTTTAAGGGATTACAAGGCTTTTAAGTATGCCATTGATAGCATCTATGAGAATCATAAGGATGATAAAATTGATGTGGTTGTAGGTATTGAAGCACGAGGTTTTATCCTTGCATCCACCATTGCGTACAAGCTCGGCGCTGGTTTCGTTCCAGTTAGAAAACCGGGAAAACTTCCATGGAAGACAGTTAGAAAGGAGTATGAACTTGAGTATGGAATGGCAATTCTTGAGATACACGAGGATGCCATAAAGAAGGGAGAGAGAGTTCTTATAGTGGATGATGTTCTTGCAACAGGTGGTACTGCCAAAGCAACAGTAGACCTTGTGGAAAAGCTCGGTGGAAAAGTTGTAGGTATCTCCTTCCTTATTGAATTAGAAGGACTTAACGGAAGGGAGAAACTCAAAGATTACAATGTATTCTCCCTTATGAAACTATAA
- the queA gene encoding tRNA preQ1(34) S-adenosylmethionine ribosyltransferase-isomerase QueA, with translation MKTELFDFHLPEELIAQKPVKDRDKAKLLVLRKDTGEIEHKIFYEIVHYLKEGDVLVLNNTKVIRAKITGKYMDTGGKFDGLFLKAGDGWMKVIVKKAKRARVGRRIVFKDGTVGVVKEILPEGKRVVELEGNVDVMNFIDRVGDVPLPPYIKSMGIKEEDYQTVYAQKKGSLASPTAGLHFTEGLLEKIKSMGINTLYITLHVGLGTFRPIRTENIEDHKMEEEWIEVPPEVVEKIIETKERGGRVFAVGTTVVRSLETAALSGDIKPFRGYTKLFIKPGFKFNVVDALITNFHLPKTTLIVLVSAFAGRENIMKAYTEAIKRRYRFFSFGDAMLII, from the coding sequence ATGAAGACTGAACTTTTTGATTTTCATCTTCCAGAGGAACTCATTGCACAGAAGCCTGTAAAGGATAGGGATAAAGCAAAACTTCTTGTTTTAAGAAAGGATACAGGAGAGATAGAACATAAAATTTTTTATGAGATAGTTCACTATCTTAAAGAGGGAGATGTTCTTGTTTTAAACAACACAAAGGTTATAAGGGCAAAGATAACTGGAAAATATATGGATACAGGTGGGAAATTTGATGGATTGTTCTTAAAGGCAGGGGATGGGTGGATGAAAGTCATTGTAAAAAAGGCAAAGAGGGCAAGAGTTGGAAGGAGAATAGTCTTTAAAGATGGGACAGTGGGAGTGGTAAAGGAGATTCTTCCTGAAGGTAAGAGGGTGGTGGAGCTTGAAGGGAATGTGGATGTAATGAATTTTATTGATAGAGTTGGAGATGTCCCTCTTCCACCTTATATAAAATCCATGGGTATAAAGGAAGAGGACTATCAAACTGTTTATGCTCAAAAAAAAGGTTCCCTTGCCTCTCCTACAGCAGGGCTCCACTTTACAGAGGGGCTCCTTGAAAAAATAAAGAGTATGGGGATTAATACACTTTACATAACTCTTCATGTTGGATTGGGGACTTTTAGACCCATAAGAACCGAGAATATAGAGGATCACAAAATGGAGGAGGAGTGGATTGAGGTTCCACCCGAAGTGGTAGAAAAAATTATTGAAACAAAAGAGAGAGGAGGGAGGGTTTTTGCTGTGGGAACAACAGTGGTAAGATCCCTTGAAACAGCGGCACTTTCAGGAGATATTAAACCCTTTAGAGGTTATACAAAATTATTCATCAAACCCGGTTTTAAATTTAATGTTGTAGATGCATTAATTACAAATTTTCATCTTCCCAAGACAACCCTTATTGTTCTTGTCTCTGCCTTTGCTGGAAGGGAAAACATTATGAAGGCATACACGGAAGCTATTAAAAGAAGATACCGCTTTTTCTCCTTCGGAGACGCAATGCTAATAATTTAA
- a CDS encoding SpoIID/LytB domain-containing protein, translating to MKKEVSGLFISLDDGSLSFEIERKGLDGEFSCIKGNRGFVRVNGAKYRGEIDIIKHTFSIYFINKVSLEDYVKGVVPSEMPESFNIEALKAQAVASRTYVLSRMRSSNLYDVTSTPDTQAYLGMDKETEKTNKAVSETEGEVLMYGGKIITAVYHSTSGGFTENNENVWNSPPVPYLRGVESPYEERSPHFSWKKYVTNYRVQMVIKKYIGKNNLPYIGEVLGFKILKKGVSPRVVLIEVIGRFGRLNLRGTTFSNLFGLKSTWFTFKFKRYKTPFVHSFLSVVERTPFFRGTMNKFVGFFAAYEEKTYRTEGIPPRRWDIVEFDGKGWGHGVGMSQWGAEGFAEKGWNYKDILFHFYQGTELVKLNED from the coding sequence ATGAAAAAAGAGGTCTCTGGTCTCTTTATCTCCTTAGATGATGGGAGTCTTTCCTTTGAAATAGAGAGGAAGGGTTTGGACGGAGAATTTTCTTGCATAAAGGGAAATAGAGGCTTTGTAAGGGTAAATGGGGCTAAATACAGAGGCGAGATTGATATTATAAAACACACCTTCTCCATATACTTTATAAACAAAGTCTCCCTTGAAGACTATGTTAAAGGCGTTGTTCCATCAGAGATGCCAGAGAGTTTTAACATAGAGGCACTCAAAGCTCAGGCAGTGGCATCCAGAACATATGTACTTTCCAGAATGAGAAGTAGCAACCTATATGATGTTACATCGACCCCTGACACCCAAGCCTATCTTGGTATGGACAAGGAGACAGAAAAGACAAATAAAGCTGTCTCTGAAACTGAAGGCGAGGTTTTAATGTATGGTGGGAAGATTATTACAGCAGTTTATCATTCAACATCAGGTGGTTTTACAGAGAACAATGAGAATGTCTGGAATTCTCCTCCAGTTCCCTATCTTAGGGGAGTGGAGAGTCCATACGAGGAGAGGTCTCCACATTTTAGCTGGAAAAAGTATGTTACAAACTATAGAGTGCAGATGGTGATTAAAAAATACATAGGAAAGAATAATCTTCCCTACATTGGAGAGGTGCTCGGATTTAAAATTTTAAAAAAAGGGGTCTCACCACGGGTTGTCCTTATAGAAGTTATAGGGAGATTTGGGAGATTGAATTTAAGAGGTACAACCTTCTCAAATCTTTTTGGATTAAAAAGTACATGGTTTACCTTCAAATTTAAAAGATACAAAACTCCATTTGTTCACTCCTTTCTTTCTGTGGTTGAGAGGACTCCATTTTTTAGAGGGACAATGAATAAATTTGTTGGATTCTTTGCAGCATATGAAGAGAAAACCTATAGAACAGAGGGAATTCCACCAAGAAGATGGGATATAGTTGAATTTGATGGAAAAGGGTGGGGTCATGGAGTTGGAATGAGCCAGTGGGGGGCAGAGGGCTTTGCTGAGAAGGGATGGAATTACAAGGATATTTTATTCCACTTTTATCAAGGAACAGAGTTGGTGAAACTAAATGAAGACTGA